Proteins encoded by one window of Lathyrus oleraceus cultivar Zhongwan6 chromosome 1, CAAS_Psat_ZW6_1.0, whole genome shotgun sequence:
- the LOC127090530 gene encoding uncharacterized protein LOC127090530, translating to MGQIAQQLASNSQAPGTLPIGTVTNPREHNIVNAVTTRSRKSTEVNDIEKDGLMEVNLEIKETKVQDEEAIPPPVQDKEKVLKPIIKLPYTPRQKKKNQHEKNFEKFLEMFKKLEINIPFSEALEQMPIYAKFMKDIISKKRSTDTEPIILSETCSAVLKSMKIPVKKKDRGSVTIPCTIGDRKFKKALFDLGASVSLMPLSIYKKLGIGCVQDTRMTLQFANRSVWRPYGIVEDVLVKIDKYPITTKWFVIYKTTPISKCVQNYDPNKLFKRST from the exons atgggacagatagcacaacagttagCATCAAACTCTCAAGCCCCTGGAACCCTACCTATTGGTACGGTGACAAATCCGCGGGAACATAACATTGTTAACGCTGTCACAACCCGAAGTAGAAAGTCAACCGAGGTAAATGATATAGAAAAAGATGGATTAATGGAGGTGaatttagaaatcaaggaaacaaaaGTCCAAGATGAAGAAGCAATACCACCTCCTGTCCAGGATAAGGAAAAGGTTCTTAAACCCATAATCAAACTTCCTTATACTCCACGacagaagaagaaaaatcaacatgagaAGAATTTCGAGAAATTTCTAGAGATGTTCAAGAAACTCGAAATCAATATCCCTTTTTCTGAAGCACtggaacaaatgccaatatatgccaagttcatgaaagacataattTCCAAGAAGCGTTCCACTGATACTGAACCGATCATCTTGTCTGAAACATGCAGTGCCGTTCTCAAAAGCATGAAAATACCAGTAaaaaagaaagacaggggatCGGTTACTATTCCTTGCACAATTGGTGATcgaaaattcaagaaggctctgtTTGACTTAGGAGCGAGTGTAAGTTTGATGCCACTGTCCATCTATAAGAAATTAGGCATCGGTTGtgttcaagatactcgaatgaccCTTCAGTTTGCGAATCGCTCTGTTTGGCGACCCTATGgtattgtggaagatgttcttgtaaaaattgacaa AtatccaatcacaaccaaatggtttgtAATCTACaaaacaacaccaatttcaaaatgtgttcaaaattatgatccaaatAAACTATTCAAACGATCAACGTAA